A part of Carettochelys insculpta isolate YL-2023 chromosome 1, ASM3395843v1, whole genome shotgun sequence genomic DNA contains:
- the IL18BP gene encoding interleukin-18-binding protein: MNPTAARRRPGVRCTDPWLPLILLCSCAHFQCSAAAPRQHPEIISPLKPVRVPTLGHRFSISCQAHSPFLGMNLIYWLANGSFVEDQYPATAVSEGAVVEEPRGRGVLLTRQLLFHAFSRREWRTSWLCMVRNPAGRATAPIHWQPAVPAQGWEPQQETMEQGHQPPSAQTPGTGTSPQHEPRDTSARP, encoded by the exons atgAACCCGACTGCAGCCCGCAGGCGCCCAG GTGTGAGGTGCACGGATCCCTGGCTCCCGCTCATcctcctctgcagctgtgcccactTCCAGTGCTCAG ctgcagctcccaggcagcacccCGAGATCATCAGCCCCCTGAAGCCTGTGAGAGTTCCCACCTTGG GGCACCGGTTCAGCATCAGCTGCCAGGCGCACAGCCCCTTCCTGGGCATGAACCTCATTTACTGGCTGGCCAACGGCTCCTTCGTGGAGGACCAGTACCCGGCCACGGCCGTGAGCGAAGGGGCTGTTGT agaggagcccaggggcaggggggtccTGCTGACACGCCAGCTGCTCTTCCATGCCTTCTCCCGGAGGGAGTGGAGGACCTCGTGGCTGTGCATGGTGAGGAACCCGGCCGGCAGGGCCACAGCACCCATCCACTGGCAGCCTGCGGTGccggcccagggctgggagccccagcaggagACAATGGAGCAGGGGCACCAGCCCCCCAGCGCACAGACGCCTGGCACTG GGACGAGCCCCCAGCACGAACCCAGGGACACCAGCGCCCGCCCCTGA